A single Sphingomonas sp. IW22 DNA region contains:
- a CDS encoding YdbH domain-containing protein, translated as MTLDPIRSTAQRFGRSAVRGIVTAQAEEEPGAAPARRWWRLFGVPRRGRVPMAIALVLLIALVILWSQRRQIAADFIARELAARGVQARYDVTEIGTSTQRLENVVIGDPARPDLVADWIEVRTRLGLGAPEVTGVDAGRVRLRAVWRDGRLSLGALDRMMPPPSGKPFTLPELDVKIADGGARIETPLGVLNAKLSGQGQLSDGFDGRLALAADRLSAAGCRLAGARAAMDIAIRERRIALAGPVRATGGACGDNLAQGLGLTVDVQLPEALDRWSGKVGLAVDRLDTPAMRAASLGGTVNFAGNAARTEGRADIRAKAVSADQGSAADLTFAGPFRLGGGETRLAGRVSAARIRPDMQPISLRLAAGTPGSALAAELDRAVTAAARGLAGNADIALTIAGGRGALVVGAADLSAASGARIRFAGARGIGFGWPGNRLMLDGNLRGGGGGLPRFTAKLEQARPGGPIAGQVSVASFAAGGERVALSPVRFMRAADGGTRIATRMRATLALPGGRVEGLDLPLDLRWDGGTQLALAPGCVPMGMDRLMVSSLDLRAVALRLCPLGSTLFRQGPGGMAAGARIAASRVAGTLGGSPLALAARTATVRLGQRLDFTFADVEARLGCADRLSRLSIGTLAGATTAGGIAGDFADAAGAIGNVPLNLSEGAGAWRFANGALTLDGTRLRVADAATPARFEPLAANDFRLTLADNQIDATGTLTAPEGGARVAGVTIAHDLGAGSGDAVLAVEDLQFDERLQPDALTRLVYGVIADVRGSVSGTGHIRWSPDGVTSDGVFRTAGTDLAAAFGPVTGLSGEIRFTDLLGLETESGVATIASVNPGIPVENGQVRYRLIGDQKVQVEGGRWPFAGGALTLDPTVIDLSTGKERRLTFHVEGVDAAAFLQQFEFDNLNATGTFDGTLPMIFDERGGRIEDGRLTVREGGGTIAYVGEVSQEDLGTWGNFAFESLKSLRYERLNLTLSGPLDGEMVTEIRFAGISQGEGASSNFIVRRLARLPLVFNVTVRAPFRQLLDSVRSYYEPSRLIERNLPALIEEQRKRDVQSPESESMP; from the coding sequence GTGACGCTTGACCCGATCCGTTCGACCGCGCAACGATTTGGCCGTTCGGCGGTTCGGGGAATTGTGACGGCACAAGCTGAAGAAGAGCCGGGCGCCGCGCCGGCGCGGCGCTGGTGGCGCTTGTTCGGCGTGCCGCGTCGCGGTCGCGTGCCGATGGCGATCGCGCTGGTGCTGCTGATCGCGCTGGTGATCCTTTGGTCGCAGCGCCGCCAGATCGCGGCGGACTTTATCGCGCGCGAACTGGCCGCGCGCGGCGTTCAGGCGCGTTATGACGTCACCGAGATCGGCACATCGACCCAGCGGCTGGAAAATGTGGTGATTGGCGATCCCGCTCGCCCCGATCTGGTCGCCGACTGGATCGAGGTGCGGACCCGGCTGGGCCTGGGCGCGCCCGAAGTGACCGGGGTCGATGCGGGGCGCGTGCGGTTGCGCGCGGTATGGCGCGACGGGCGCTTGTCGCTGGGCGCGCTGGACCGGATGATGCCGCCGCCGTCGGGCAAGCCGTTCACGCTCCCCGAACTCGATGTGAAGATCGCGGATGGCGGTGCGCGGATCGAAACGCCGTTGGGCGTGCTGAACGCGAAGCTGAGCGGGCAGGGGCAGTTGAGCGACGGGTTTGACGGGCGGCTGGCGCTGGCCGCGGATCGTCTTTCAGCGGCGGGATGCCGACTGGCGGGCGCGCGCGCCGCGATGGACATCGCCATCCGTGAGCGCCGCATCGCCCTTGCCGGACCGGTCCGCGCGACGGGCGGTGCCTGTGGCGACAATCTGGCGCAGGGCCTTGGCCTGACGGTCGATGTGCAATTGCCGGAGGCCCTGGATCGCTGGTCGGGCAAGGTGGGGCTGGCGGTCGACCGGCTGGATACGCCCGCGATGCGCGCTGCGTCATTGGGCGGCACCGTCAATTTTGCCGGCAACGCCGCCCGGACCGAGGGCCGCGCCGACATTCGCGCCAAGGCGGTGAGCGCCGATCAGGGGAGCGCCGCCGATCTCACCTTTGCCGGTCCGTTCCGGCTCGGCGGTGGTGAAACGCGGCTTGCCGGCCGGGTCAGCGCCGCGCGCATCCGCCCGGATATGCAGCCGATATCGTTACGGCTGGCGGCAGGGACGCCCGGTTCGGCGCTTGCGGCCGAGCTCGACCGCGCGGTGACGGCGGCGGCGCGGGGATTGGCCGGCAACGCCGACATCGCGCTGACCATAGCGGGCGGTCGCGGGGCGCTGGTCGTCGGCGCGGCGGACCTGAGCGCGGCGAGCGGTGCGCGCATCCGCTTTGCCGGTGCGCGCGGGATCGGCTTTGGCTGGCCCGGCAACCGGCTGATGCTGGACGGGAATTTGCGCGGCGGGGGCGGGGGCTTGCCGCGTTTCACCGCTAAGCTGGAACAGGCGCGGCCGGGTGGGCCGATCGCCGGGCAAGTGTCGGTCGCGTCATTTGCGGCAGGCGGTGAGCGCGTGGCGCTGTCGCCCGTCCGCTTCATGCGGGCTGCCGACGGCGGCACGCGGATCGCCACGCGAATGCGCGCCACACTGGCATTGCCGGGTGGTCGGGTCGAGGGGCTGGACCTGCCGCTCGACCTGCGTTGGGACGGTGGCACGCAACTGGCGCTGGCGCCGGGCTGCGTGCCGATGGGCATGGACCGGCTGATGGTGTCGAGCCTCGACCTGCGTGCCGTCGCGCTGCGCCTATGCCCGTTGGGCAGCACGCTGTTCCGACAGGGCCCGGGCGGCATGGCGGCGGGTGCCCGCATTGCCGCGTCGCGTGTGGCAGGTACGCTGGGCGGATCGCCGCTGGCGCTGGCGGCGCGGACCGCAACGGTGCGGCTGGGTCAGCGGCTGGACTTTACGTTTGCCGATGTGGAGGCGCGGCTGGGCTGCGCCGATCGACTGTCCCGTCTGTCAATCGGGACGCTGGCGGGCGCGACGACGGCGGGTGGTATCGCGGGTGACTTTGCCGATGCCGCCGGTGCCATCGGCAACGTGCCGCTCAATCTCAGCGAAGGGGCGGGTGCGTGGCGCTTTGCAAATGGGGCGTTGACCCTCGACGGCACGCGGCTGCGCGTGGCCGATGCCGCCACCCCCGCCCGGTTCGAGCCGCTGGCTGCCAATGACTTCCGCCTGACGCTGGCCGATAATCAAATCGACGCCACCGGCACGCTGACTGCGCCAGAGGGCGGCGCGCGGGTGGCGGGCGTGACCATCGCGCATGATTTGGGTGCGGGCAGCGGCGATGCGGTGCTGGCGGTCGAGGATCTGCAATTCGATGAGCGGCTGCAACCCGATGCGCTGACGCGGTTGGTTTACGGCGTGATCGCGGATGTGCGGGGCAGCGTGTCAGGCACCGGCCACATCCGCTGGTCGCCCGACGGCGTGACCAGCGACGGCGTCTTTCGCACGGCCGGCACCGATCTTGCCGCTGCTTTCGGCCCGGTCACCGGCCTGTCAGGCGAGATCCGCTTTACCGACCTGCTGGGGCTGGAGACCGAAAGCGGGGTCGCGACGATCGCCAGCGTCAATCCGGGCATCCCGGTTGAAAACGGGCAGGTGCGATACCGGCTGATCGGCGACCAGAAGGTTCAGGTGGAGGGCGGGCGCTGGCCCTTTGCGGGCGGGGCGCTGACGCTAGACCCCACGGTCATCGACCTGTCGACCGGCAAGGAGCGGCGTCTGACCTTTCATGTCGAGGGTGTGGATGCGGCCGCGTTCCTGCAACAGTTCGAATTCGACAATCTGAACGCCACAGGCACATTCGACGGCACCTTGCCGATGATCTTTGACGAGCGCGGCGGCCGGATCGAGGATGGGCGCCTTACCGTGCGCGAGGGGGGCGGGACCATCGCCTATGTCGGCGAAGTGTCGCAGGAGGATCTGGGCACCTGGGGCAATTTCGCGTTCGAGTCGCTAAAATCGCTGCGTTACGAACGACTGAATCTGACGCTCAGCGGGCCGCTGGATGGCGAGATGGTCACCGAAATCCGCTTTGCAGGGATAAGCCAGGGGGAGGGTGCGAGCAGCAACTTCATCGTCCGCCGCCTCGCTCGCCTGCCGCTGGTATTCAACGTCACCGTCCGCGCGCCGTTTCGGCAACTGCTCGATTCGGTGCGTTCCTATTACGAACCGTCGCGCCTGATCGAGCGCAACCTGCCCGCGCTGATCGAGGAACAGCGCAAGCGCGACGTTCAGTCCCCTGAAAGCGAGTCCATGCCATGA
- a CDS encoding F0F1 ATP synthase subunit A, protein MGTAVAAEGQGTIDPMHQFEVQSIHDLFQIGGHTIAFTNSALYMVAALVALWAFMLMGMKRELVPGRGQMMVEGFVGFIDKLLAQNIGHAGRKYVPYVFTLFMFILFGNLIGLLPLGLFRLHPFTFTSHFTVTGVLAIMSFSIVLIVGFAKHGLRFFSLFAPKGTPIPVLLLVAPIEFVSFMVRPFSLALRLFVAMTAGHILLKVLASFVVNAANAGAGVGLAVGIPSFALMVGVSALEVLVAGVQAYVFALLTSLYINDAEHLHDHH, encoded by the coding sequence ATGGGAACGGCAGTGGCGGCTGAAGGACAAGGCACCATCGACCCGATGCACCAGTTCGAGGTGCAGTCGATCCACGATCTTTTCCAGATCGGTGGCCACACGATCGCGTTCACCAACTCGGCGCTGTACATGGTCGCCGCGTTGGTCGCGTTGTGGGCATTCATGCTGATGGGCATGAAGCGCGAACTGGTCCCCGGTCGCGGACAGATGATGGTCGAGGGCTTTGTCGGCTTCATCGACAAGCTGCTTGCCCAGAATATCGGCCATGCCGGGCGCAAATATGTGCCCTATGTCTTCACGCTGTTCATGTTCATCCTGTTCGGCAACCTGATCGGCCTGCTGCCGCTGGGTCTGTTCCGGCTGCATCCGTTCACCTTCACCAGCCATTTCACGGTGACGGGCGTTCTGGCGATCATGAGCTTCTCGATCGTGCTGATCGTCGGCTTTGCGAAGCACGGCCTGCGCTTCTTCAGCCTGTTCGCACCCAAGGGGACGCCGATCCCCGTGCTGTTGCTGGTCGCGCCGATCGAATTCGTGTCGTTCATGGTTCGCCCGTTCAGCCTGGCGCTGCGACTGTTCGTGGCGATGACCGCCGGACACATCCTGCTCAAGGTGCTGGCCAGCTTCGTTGTCAACGCGGCCAACGCCGGTGCGGGTGTCGGCCTTGCCGTCGGCATCCCCAGCTTTGCGCTGATGGTCGGTGTGTCGGCACTGGAAGTGCTGGTGGCTGGCGTTCAGGCTTATGTCTTCGCGCTGCTGACGTCGCTGTACATCAACGATGCCGAGCATCTGCACGACCATCACTGA
- a CDS encoding YnbE family lipoprotein: MFSIATAVAAIGLGGCVNVSAPDKPIVINLNISITQEVVYKLDGEAKSLIQQNPGIF, encoded by the coding sequence ATGTTCAGTATCGCGACGGCGGTCGCGGCAATCGGTCTTGGCGGGTGCGTCAATGTCAGTGCGCCCGACAAACCGATCGTCATCAATCTGAATATCAGCATCACGCAGGAAGTGGTGTACAAGCTGGATGGCGAGGCGAAATCGCTGATCCAGCAGAATCCGGGGATTTTCTGA
- the radC gene encoding DNA repair protein RadC → MSEGASDTTGHRARLRSRLLGHGAAALLDHELIEYLLALAIPRRDTKPLAKALLREFGGIGGLLSADADALMRVAGMGETSAAAIKIAHAAAIRLVQGEVAARPVLANWQALLDYLRAEMAHHAIERVRVLHLNSRNMLIRDELMSEGSIDQAAVHVREVIRRAIDLGSAAIILVHNHPSGDPQPSRADIELTRTIVAAGKPLGIAVHDHLVIGTDGHASLRAMGLM, encoded by the coding sequence ATGAGCGAGGGGGCAAGCGACACGACCGGGCATCGCGCGCGCTTGCGCTCGCGCCTGCTGGGCCATGGCGCCGCAGCGCTGCTGGACCATGAACTGATCGAATATCTGCTGGCGCTGGCCATTCCCCGGCGCGACACTAAACCGCTGGCCAAGGCACTGCTTCGCGAATTCGGCGGAATTGGCGGTCTGTTGTCGGCGGATGCCGATGCGCTGATGCGTGTCGCGGGCATGGGAGAGACATCGGCCGCCGCGATCAAGATTGCCCATGCCGCCGCCATCCGGCTGGTTCAGGGCGAAGTCGCCGCGCGTCCGGTGCTGGCCAACTGGCAGGCGCTGCTCGACTATCTGCGCGCCGAAATGGCGCATCACGCCATCGAACGCGTGCGAGTGCTGCATTTGAACAGCCGCAACATGCTGATCCGCGACGAATTGATGAGCGAAGGCTCGATCGATCAAGCGGCGGTGCATGTCAGAGAGGTCATTCGCCGCGCGATCGACCTGGGTTCCGCCGCAATCATCCTCGTGCACAATCACCCGTCTGGCGATCCGCAACCGAGCCGTGCAGACATTGAACTGACCCGCACCATTGTCGCGGCGGGCAAGCCGCTGGGCATTGCCGTTCACGACCATCTAGTCATCGGCACCGATGGTCATGCCAGCCTGCGCGCGATGGGTTTGATGTAA
- a CDS encoding ATPase has translation MPQIEQVAATYASQLFWLLVTFGLAFLIVGRGMVPKIQSTMDSRDNQVAADLKAAQAARAEADADEAKWRADENAARERARSTLAAAKEEATRATEARLAASDADHAARIEAAEARIAAASGAAAAEIETVAADAARDIVARLSGANVTEDEARGAVKAVLHG, from the coding sequence ATGCCTCAGATCGAACAGGTCGCCGCAACCTATGCGTCGCAGCTTTTCTGGCTGCTCGTGACGTTCGGCCTTGCGTTTCTCATCGTCGGGCGCGGCATGGTGCCGAAGATCCAGTCGACGATGGATTCGCGCGACAATCAGGTCGCTGCCGATCTGAAGGCAGCGCAGGCAGCACGTGCCGAAGCCGATGCGGACGAGGCCAAGTGGCGGGCCGACGAAAATGCGGCTCGCGAACGCGCCCGCTCGACGCTCGCCGCTGCCAAGGAAGAGGCGACGCGGGCGACCGAAGCACGGCTGGCGGCATCCGATGCCGACCACGCCGCCCGCATCGAGGCGGCCGAAGCGCGCATTGCCGCTGCCAGCGGTGCTGCCGCAGCGGAGATCGAAACCGTGGCCGCCGATGCCGCGCGTGACATCGTCGCACGCCTGTCGGGTGCCAATGTCACCGAAGATGAGGCGCGCGGCGCCGTGAAGGCAGTGCTCCATGGCTAA
- a CDS encoding F0F1 ATP synthase subunit C, whose translation MEADAIKLLGAGLAAIGAGLAALGVGNVFAAFLEGALRNPSAAAGQQGNMFIGFAAAELLGLLAFVVAVLLIFVA comes from the coding sequence ATGGAAGCTGACGCAATCAAGCTGCTGGGTGCCGGTCTTGCGGCGATCGGTGCGGGCCTGGCCGCGCTGGGCGTGGGCAACGTCTTCGCCGCTTTCCTCGAAGGCGCGCTGCGCAATCCGTCGGCCGCTGCCGGCCAGCAGGGCAACATGTTCATCGGCTTCGCGGCTGCCGAACTTCTCGGCCTGCTGGCATTCGTCGTGGCCGTTCTGCTGATCTTCGTCGCGTAA
- the purB gene encoding adenylosuccinate lyase, whose translation MVPRYARPAMTAIWTPEARFRIWFEIEAHATDALADLGVVPRDAAAALWRWWDGEKAKSADGEVPIDVPAIDAIEAVTKHDVIAFLTWVSEQVGPEARFMHQGMTSSDVLDTCLAVQMSRAADILIADIDALLAALERRAREHKLTPTIGRSHGIHAEPVTFGLKLAQAHAEFQRCRARLVAARADIATCAISGAVGTFANIDPRVEEHVAVKLGLSVEPVSTQVIPRDRHAMFFATLGVIAGSIERLATEVRHLQRTEVLEAEEYFSPGQKGSSAMPHKRNPVLTENLTGLARMVRGYVTPALENVALWHERDISHSSVERYIGPDATITLDFALARLTGVVDKLVVYPERMQKNLDRMGGLVHSQRVLLALTQAGLSREDSYRLVQRNAMKVWESDGALSLLDLLKNDAEVTAALPAEEIEARFDLGYHLKHVDTIFARVFGAA comes from the coding sequence TTGGTCCCGCGCTACGCCCGCCCCGCCATGACGGCGATCTGGACACCCGAAGCCCGTTTCCGCATCTGGTTCGAGATCGAAGCGCACGCCACCGATGCGCTGGCCGATCTGGGCGTGGTGCCGCGCGACGCCGCCGCCGCGCTTTGGCGCTGGTGGGACGGTGAAAAGGCCAAGAGCGCCGATGGCGAGGTGCCGATCGACGTTCCCGCGATCGACGCGATCGAGGCGGTGACCAAGCACGACGTCATCGCTTTCCTTACCTGGGTCTCCGAACAGGTCGGGCCTGAGGCGCGCTTTATGCATCAGGGCATGACCAGCTCCGACGTGCTCGACACCTGTCTGGCGGTGCAGATGTCGCGCGCCGCAGACATCCTGATCGCTGATATCGATGCGCTGCTAGCCGCGCTGGAGCGCCGCGCGCGCGAACACAAGCTGACGCCGACCATCGGGCGCAGCCACGGCATCCATGCCGAACCCGTCACCTTCGGCCTGAAGCTGGCGCAGGCACATGCCGAGTTCCAGCGTTGCCGGGCACGCCTGGTCGCGGCGCGGGCTGACATCGCCACCTGCGCCATTTCGGGCGCGGTCGGCACGTTCGCCAATATCGACCCCCGCGTCGAGGAACATGTCGCCGTCAAGCTCGGCCTGTCGGTTGAGCCGGTTTCGACGCAGGTCATCCCGCGCGACCGCCACGCGATGTTCTTTGCCACGCTGGGCGTCATCGCCGGGTCGATCGAACGGCTGGCGACCGAAGTACGCCACCTGCAACGCACCGAAGTGCTGGAGGCGGAGGAATATTTCTCCCCCGGCCAGAAGGGCTCGTCGGCCATGCCGCACAAGCGCAATCCGGTGCTGACCGAAAACCTGACCGGGCTGGCGCGCATGGTGCGCGGCTATGTCACGCCGGCTCTGGAAAATGTCGCGTTGTGGCACGAACGCGACATCAGCCACTCCTCGGTCGAGCGTTATATCGGCCCGGATGCCACCATCACGCTGGACTTCGCCCTCGCGCGGCTGACCGGCGTGGTCGACAAGCTGGTCGTCTATCCGGAGCGGATGCAGAAGAATCTCGACCGCATGGGCGGCCTGGTCCACTCGCAGCGGGTGCTGCTGGCGCTGACGCAGGCGGGCCTCAGCCGTGAGGACAGCTATCGGCTGGTTCAGCGCAACGCGATGAAGGTGTGGGAATCCGACGGCGCGCTGTCGCTGCTCGACCTGCTCAAGAACGACGCCGAAGTCACCGCCGCCCTGCCGGCAGAGGAGATCGAGGCGCGGTTCGACTTGGGTTATCATCTGAAGCATGTCGACACGATCTTCGCGCGCGTGTTCGGCGCTGCGTGA
- a CDS encoding biliverdin-producing heme oxygenase, which produces MRAAHRLLREATSEAHERLDTLFMGFDLTTPDGYRRFIGAQASAMLPIEAALDAGGAEQVVADWPGRRRGSALLADAAELGITPEPVAAATPYRDLPALAGALYVVEGSRHGARHLRRLVAPDQPAKFLNLEQVSGSWVNLLDRIDAILYEPAARSTAKAAALATFDCFERAGRNWMNH; this is translated from the coding sequence GTGAGGGCCGCGCACCGCCTGCTGCGCGAAGCGACGAGCGAGGCTCATGAACGGCTGGACACGCTGTTCATGGGCTTCGACCTGACCACGCCGGACGGCTATCGCCGGTTCATCGGTGCGCAGGCGAGCGCGATGCTGCCGATCGAAGCGGCGCTGGACGCGGGCGGTGCTGAGCAGGTGGTAGCCGACTGGCCGGGGCGCAGGCGCGGTTCTGCGCTGCTGGCCGATGCCGCCGAACTGGGCATAACCCCGGAACCCGTAGCGGCGGCAACGCCCTATCGCGACCTGCCCGCGCTGGCCGGCGCTCTTTACGTCGTCGAAGGTTCGCGCCACGGCGCACGTCACTTGCGAAGGCTGGTCGCGCCGGACCAGCCCGCTAAGTTTCTTAATCTAGAGCAAGTATCTGGAAGCTGGGTAAATTTGCTGGATCGGATTGATGCGATCCTTTACGAACCGGCAGCCCGCAGCACGGCCAAGGCGGCTGCACTGGCAACGTTCGACTGTTTCGAGCGCGCGGGGCGTAACTGGATGAATCACTAA
- a CDS encoding EF-hand domain-containing protein encodes MLKPILLASAMIISAPALAQDMTTQSTTAPGVQSTAPATPGTAPTDPAASMTQDSTATQAADPATSAQAAPADSAGQPQQASAAQIAQIVETEFPNYDGDKDGEITQDEFGRWMVALRSASDPSTNAQSAEVQTWVGQAFASADMDKSTKVSKTELTSFLAQGAS; translated from the coding sequence ATGTTGAAGCCCATTCTGCTGGCCAGTGCGATGATTATTTCGGCGCCTGCTCTTGCACAGGACATGACGACGCAGTCAACGACTGCACCGGGTGTGCAGTCGACTGCCCCCGCAACGCCTGGAACCGCTCCGACCGACCCGGCGGCGAGCATGACGCAGGATTCGACCGCGACTCAGGCTGCCGACCCGGCCACGAGCGCTCAGGCCGCCCCCGCCGATAGTGCGGGCCAGCCGCAGCAGGCTAGCGCCGCCCAGATCGCGCAAATCGTCGAAACCGAATTCCCCAATTATGACGGGGACAAGGACGGCGAGATCACGCAGGATGAGTTCGGCAGGTGGATGGTCGCACTGCGCAGCGCCAGCGATCCGTCGACCAACGCCCAGAGCGCGGAAGTCCAGACTTGGGTTGGACAGGCCTTTGCCTCGGCCGACATGGACAAGTCGACCAAGGTATCCAAGACCGAGCTGACGAGCTTTCTGGCGCAAGGCGCGTCGTAA
- a CDS encoding YdbL family protein, translating into MAIAILGAGTAHAQRDPAYAAARAAGQVGERTDGYLGIVGTATPDIRALVNKINIQRKAAYTQGAQAGSTVEQFAFVSGCNLIARTQPGEMYQAPDGSWKKRGAGAPERDPRCV; encoded by the coding sequence ATGGCAATCGCCATACTGGGCGCGGGCACCGCGCATGCCCAGCGCGACCCCGCTTACGCCGCCGCACGTGCGGCCGGACAGGTGGGCGAACGGACCGACGGCTATCTTGGCATTGTCGGCACTGCGACCCCCGATATTCGCGCGCTGGTCAACAAGATCAACATCCAGCGCAAGGCCGCCTATACCCAGGGTGCGCAGGCCGGATCGACCGTGGAGCAGTTTGCGTTCGTGTCGGGCTGCAACCTGATCGCGCGCACCCAGCCGGGGGAAATGTATCAGGCGCCCGACGGCAGCTGGAAAAAGCGCGGCGCCGGGGCGCCCGAACGCGATCCGCGCTGCGTCTAG
- a CDS encoding AtpZ/AtpI family protein — MAEKQPGPDPLPEDARLESLDERLRRATSQEARRSGEGPSGKDGYRLGNRVLAELIGGMVGGAVIGWTLDYFLGTSPWLLLVLLALGIVSAFRNIIRISRKRSE, encoded by the coding sequence ATGGCCGAAAAACAGCCCGGACCGGACCCCTTGCCGGAGGATGCGCGGCTCGAATCGCTCGATGAGCGGTTGCGGCGCGCGACTTCGCAGGAGGCACGGCGATCAGGCGAGGGGCCGTCCGGCAAGGATGGCTATCGCCTGGGTAATCGCGTGCTTGCCGAACTGATCGGGGGAATGGTTGGCGGTGCGGTGATCGGGTGGACGCTCGATTACTTTCTGGGCACCTCTCCATGGCTCCTGCTTGTGCTGCTTGCCCTGGGCATCGTCAGCGCGTTCAGGAACATCATCAGGATTTCTCGCAAGCGCTCGGAGTAA